The DNA sequence tattcatataaatgttttaaaatatgtacagACATAAAAGCTGATTTTCATAGCTCTCTAGCAAAGATACACTGGGGAAGAATTTAGGGAAGATGGTGACTTGAAATTTTATTGCATTATTTCAATAGTTCTACATTTCAACACAGCTTAGTGCTGGGAAAAGGGAATCTTTTCGGAATAAAGGATTTGGCAAAGCTTGCAGATTTCAACAGTgcaaaatatatgtatgtataatccAAAGTCATGTAATATCCTGAAAGCATATTTTACACAATCTCTGACTGAATTTCCATTTCACCCTGACTTATGCATCACACATGAAAAATCAAGTGTATAATCATATAAATActtaatatacaataaaattacTGAAACAGTTCATAATACGCCATAGTGTCTTTATTAAGAAGTTTGTTTAAGCAAACACAGCAAAAATGCCATGAGTTATAGAACTTTACTTAAGACAGTATTagccatgatttgtagaactttacttcaggcagtatcagccatcatcaggctgtgtCATACTTCCTTTTGTAATCTATGAATAAAAGTTCTAGCTTAAAACCTGTGACAGGaagtagatagacaaaccaaaaGCTCTGTGTGCAcaatatttccccaaaattgacTTAATATGTTCAGCAAactgtaatttttttaaacatcataATATGAAAATTGTGGGAATTGAAATCCTTACAATATgcaaatcttcattttctttaCAAAGACCTTAGCCTGAAAACTGTGATAGGATTTAAAtggacaaatcatgtacccACTTTGTAATATGCATTTCCTCaaaactaagttcaacaacctgttaGTTTCTCAAATATTGAAGATAAGTAAAATGCTTGCCACATgcatattttcaatatcaaattatacccacacaaacactctgtaaaacaagagcTCTGCAAAGCAGGGCATATTCCCACGCAATGAGTTTCTACAAGCCTCAGTGACCTATGACCCCAAtatcaatagggttcttccttttttgataacaaagctacctATGacgtatcaaatcaatcaagtAAAACCATAGTCACTGTCTGTAGAGTTTCTACAAGCTCagtttacacacacacacccattATGATATCCCCTCTCGCAATGAATTGTGATGGGATAATAAGAAGGCTTTAGCTTTAGAACTGTTAGAGAAGCAAGATGGACAATCCAATTACTCTCTATGTACTAATACTTCCTCAAAATTGACTACATTCAACAACccgtaattttctcaaaaatgaaaaaatcaaaattcttgccatatgcacatctttaatacccatacaaatactctgcaaaataagaaggtccttaCTTGCAAAGTGTGGAAGGAGTTAGATGGACAAAtaatgtaccctccatataacattgaatttcaaataaaggggcaaaactcctgcaagatgTCAAAATAGCAACATGATCTACAGTGACCCACAGCGAAgttacacagcaagtttcagcttaatatgtgacagaaaaatgaaaacagaaaaccctgcacagacagatggacattGCTacaccataatatgtcccatctatAGATGGACGTATAAAATACCGAGTCTGTCTTCAGTAAGTTTACAAAACTTAATCATCCGCTTTGATAATATACAAAGATACTTTGCAACTATTCTCCATCTCATGTCACAGTCTAAATAAATGACACTTGTTTTCTGTACATTCTACTGATATAACAGTGAATTTTTGATATCTTTCAATATACAATAACTTGAAATGGAGAAGCGATGGAATGCATGTGCACTGCTGACAAAGTGTGGCTGATTTGGAAATGTTAAAAAATGTACCTGAATGCCTTGTACAGAGGTCTGTACCAACATATAAATGAACAAGGGGTGAACAGGACAAACCACACTATTGACATGCCAAAGGTGGCTCCCCCATTCGAATCAGCAATGAAATATGCCATACTGGCCCAGATGTTGAGAAAGAGAACAAATGTATaaactgaaaaagaaaaaagaaaacacttaAAATTAgtaataacatacatgtatatgtagtatataaTGTAAGAGTCTAATATAAAGCTGGTTATGACATTTCATAACACACTACACAAAAGAATGCAACAACTTTAAATTCCTCAAGCACACATGTAAATCAACTTACATAAccataaatagtacacaaattTGACAGTTCTTTGGAATTCCATTGGAATATCAACATTGAAGTCTTGGTAGAAACAAGGTCCAACTGGACAGAATTTTGGAAGAGGTGGCCAATTGTTTGCTCGATCtacaaaaacaaatttacagatttttttttacttgtttcaccagttattttgtatctggCCCACTGTTGAAGCCTAAAAAGCAAAAACTGTATAGAGTCTATCTATTAactatttcatatacatgtatttattgttgTACTGTTAATTCCTTTATGagtaattattatttatattgtaACAACTTGAGCCAGTTGTTCAATATTGCTGCAGTTGATTTTTGATTCATCAGATATAAACATAATGACATCAATATAAAACAGCTGCTGAATGCCAATTAAAAACTTTCCAATGTAACAAATCAGACCAAGCTTTCTATTCCCTTACTGCAAGGATACacaaatagataaaaaaatCTGTTTCATTTCGGTAATTTTTTCCATGTCTGCATTCAGTATGCAATACTGGTTCAACATGAAGCGTAACAGTGATATTACTggtatttaaatatttaatatcaCATGGGATTAAATTAATTAGTACTTTTACAGAATATTGAGAGATCAACCATAGTGTCATATGAAAGCAACATTATAAGGAACTTAAACTATTGACATTTCAGAGCCTTACCATTAAACTGCATGTTTCTCATTTCCTGTTCTTTCCTTTGTAGTTCTGCAGCTTTTCTTTCCAATTCCTACAAATGATTTGGAACATTAGCACAATGTAGTTTCAAAATTCATACTTGTACATTGACCAATTTCCAAACTGAATTGTGAATACcatgggacagatattcattaTTATAAATAATACACAAGCTGAGAGTATGCAGCAACAGGAACAAAATGCTGGAAAAGTCATACCAGTAAGTGTGTTTGACAATAAACTTTTTTCAGGGCATTCATAGCTGTTACCAATATCttatctcattttgttttataatgaTCATACTtgaaaaactgcatttttatgtatatgtttTCATTCACTAACCAAATAAAAGAAAGACAAATATTTGAGACTTATAATTTAAATTTACATAGTTTACAGCTTTGTTTtcaataattaattaatgattattgtatcattgattattctgattttttttcttcatataatGTTATCTCACTTAATATCTTCtacaatgaccttgacctttttcaTTTTACCTTCAAAATAAATGGTGTCATCACTGAGAATTTGTGGTTTAAATCTTGCGCTAATAATGTAACAAGCAAGAAACATGCAATatctaaatttcatttctgttgcgaCAGGATGATAAAGGAGAATATCAGGTTGCATATTGACATTTGATGTACATCTATGACACAAAAAGTATTTTATAACCTAAATATGTCTGTATAAATGTACCTTATTCATCTTTTCATTATGAATTAAAATCACCATTTTGATTCACATGATTGTGTATTAAGGTCAACagatgaaaaatatacaatgtgtGCAAAGAAAATAAGTAGCCACATGGTATTTTATGTAATATGTCTTATGGCGTAACCATGTTCGAGGGCAAAGAAAAAAGTAATGGTATTGGTATTTATATCCataacaagattttaaaaaatccgaAGTTATCCGGATGTGTACGGACAGCTGTCAAAGTGTTACATGACTTTAGAAATTTGATCTGTCTATTCATTGGACATGGGAAatatataacgcaattgatgtaaaaagTGCATTGCGATTTCATATTTAGCATCagtatttagcaaatttacgaACACAGGAAACCTGTTACAATCGAAAAGTGATTACATGATTGAGAAAATATGGTTTACATGCTTTTATAGATttcatgtaacatctcagaacaaTGTGAACTTGGGTAGACCAGATTCAAAATGGTGAAATACATGTCCTCAAGCTTGTATTCGAATCAATGCCAttttgaccaaaattttcaaattccatAGGAATAGTTCcaattttcattagttttctatattttccttttaaacatgtatatacatgttatcTATGGGCATGATAGGGAGAGCTCTGCTCTCACAGCCCCTTTAAGCCATGAGAGGGCTTCGCTCTctataaataaaacttaaaagaaaattaaatcagaattcaatatatatacatagtgaTTTACTTATTTTAATTATGACACCACATTGTTTCAAGTATTTTAATACCAGCCAAGTTTTTCATGACCTGCCTAAGCATGCCCACTACATGGACAGATGTACAAATTTTGCTAAAAAAGAACATTCTAGATTGCTATGACTGATTATTGGGGAAAACACCAAGAAATATTGTATGAATCCTACCTCTTGTCTCTTCTGCAAGTCAGCTGTATCCACTTTTTGGGCTGAACTCTCAGTATAGGGAGGAGGGTCATTTGAGGGCTGCATTATTGCTGGCTGGGTCTGAGCAGGTTGTGGGGGTGGTACTGTTTGctagaaaaaaattgaaaaacaatgcaTGAACTAACAAAGCTACAGATTTTAAgaatgacctacatttttgcagttaatCCCCTACATCTGAAGTTTGGGGCCTTATACCATAAGTTGGGAGAGTGCTTGTCGTTGCAGTCCTAAGCATCACATAGACAGTATTTAACATACAGTGCGTAGTAAAACTTATGTTAACAAATTCTTTTAACATTAAGCTGAattttaacaggttgtattatatctatgaataaaacaacatttagtTTCTTAAGTTTTATGAAGAGCACTTTTTCTAAAAGCACATTTGGTCAAATTGAAATATTGGGAATGGGGAAGAGGGAGTGTTACAGCCATATTTGATGTTCATTTCCGTCAAAGTTATGATTAATCtgtacacacaaaaaaaaaacccaagatGTATtcgtgaaacactgatgcctaCGTACGGCAGCAAAGTAATTATGGTACCAACAGAAgtcgtgtcacaaagaatacacatatgaaatatgaaaactctatcacaaagcattcaaaagttatggccaaggtcaaaatttttcaaaaaatacgTCAAACCCCAAAGTGAAGTTCATAATGTCAAAAATTCTGGTACCAAaggaaatgtcttgtcacaaagaatacatgTGTGAAATATGAATACCATGATACTAAGCATTCAAAAAGGTaaggccaaggttaaagtttttagtAGCAAGAAACAGACCAatggacagaccaaaaactatatggcATTATGCCCCCAAATCTCTGATTACAAGggtgtaaagaaaacaaaaaacacctGGAAATAAAAGCACGTTGAAAGCATGTTATAATCATTTTTGTGTACAATGGAGTAATTGCAATGCATGTCGAGCTGTGCAATTTAAGTTGATTgacaaaaaatttcattttcaaaagattgaataaTAAGTGAAAAAACAGATTTCAACAGAAAGATTACACTATAGATACAGATTTAATATAATTAACATGTTACTTTCATTAGCATCTGATGTACATTTAACAACAAGTATTTTTGTCCACATTGTGAAATGATAACAAGTTAACAAAGTACATGTGTTGGTTTGCACATGTAATTTCAGGCATATCCAATATTGTGACTTGGTCATCGAAAATATTAAttagaaaataataatgaagaattgctgacaTGCTAAAGTGTCCTCATATAAATAAGTCTAGGACTattatttacatactttgttatATCATGACCTTACATTGTCTGTGAAAAAATCACACATGGGACACCAAAAAAAATCTGTGATAAATTATTAAACAGTCATATCATTTTTCAGTCATTACACTGAATTCTTTCAAAAATTACTTAACTGGTACTTAATTACCATCAGATATAgtaaattttctgttcattcTTCATTAGGGATGTGCGATTTTACTGGTATATCGGTATATCTTGAATATTGTCCCATGATAAGTATCGCAATACTGCAGAGGAAAAACCAGTATTTTAAGGCATATGTACATTCCAGAAAAATTACGTTTATGCATTAGGTCTTAAATTAACTGTTGCAGGAAGTAACAAAAAATAACAAGATGGCGTCCAAACACGGTacatattcattatatttttatttttctagtCACAAGTTTTGAGTCATTTGATTATTATTTGATCTgattttttgttatttgtttttttaaagttaatgtacttatacaaaataaatgtttaaataaaCTTAATTTGGTTTTTGTGCTTTAACACCAAAGCAGTAAATGAAATTAACAGAGAATTATGGAAAAAGTTAATGTCCTAAAATAACGCGATATTATCATAATATTGTGAaaaaaatttgtgatatatcgCAATACAAAATTTTGGTGATACCCATCCCTATTCTTCATATCAACACCCATGAATTGAGGACCACAATGTACTGTGTGTCCTCTATTATTGGGGGAAGTAACTTCTACTGTATGGTGAAAAATGTAGGCAATTGAAAAAAATCTGTTCATACTGTTAATGAATTGAATATGAACTGTGCTTATGTGCAGTTTTGGTAAGGTTGTGTGCATAATTGTCCAGAAAATGTTTTGTTACTAACACATTTTCTACAGTCATAGACTAAACAAAGGAGAGATATTTGGGTGTGGATTAGTTATATATACCGAAGAATACGACTCAGATTGTCCTTGTTTTAACAATGGTTCGCCACTCAAAGACTGAAATAAAAGCATTATGCATAACTGTCTTTCTGTTCCTAACGTCTCATTAAAAAACTATCAATTTTGTGGTACATAAACTTCACTCCAATCTATTAAATTCATACCCCTGCCGTGGGCCTTGTCTGATTTCCCTCAGCAAATGGATTGTAATCATCAACCGCCCCGGCACCTGTTGGCTGACCACCCCTTGCTTGCTGAACAGAAGGATcctatgaaagaaaaatatacaaacaatGCTAGTGATGCTACCATTAACAAATGGTCTTTATCAGTATATCAAATAGTCAATACAACCTAGCTGCAAAGAGTCAATATCATTAAACTCAGTCATATGCAAAAAATCTCCTCGTCGCAGACAGGATACTCACTCTAAATATTAACTATTGTTTAGAATATTTTACAAAACCTTGTTTTAACGTTGTCAATATTCTACAATTACCATTCAGTGACCATATATCCTAAATAGCCACGGTAAGTACACTAAAAAAATGTACGCACGCCCCCCTAACGTTCAAATCAATATCTGTACACAGTGTTGCAACAACAGTCTTCTTTAATCTACACTGACCATCCAAAAAAATCACAGAGATGCTAGAAAAATATCACTGATGATATGAAAAACAGTTACAAGGACTATCATGAGTCTTAAGACGTTATGTGTTACGTGTTCAGGATAATCAATATGTCATTAGAATAAATTACCGCAAATGGGTTTGCTGCTTCTGGATCAGCAAATGGGTTGCTATCAATCTCAGACATAGTTCACGAATTTATGAAACTAACGACGTTTTATCCTAAAAGTTTATGCATGcgttgtatttttgttttggggGATGACTAGTCTTCGAGATAATGGCAGAATCCCGGCTTCCGCATTAGAAAGCATGCGCAGAAGAAACAGTCACATGAAATTACATCACTTCATATTCATTCGTGATTCTCTAGAATTATCATTCGTTGATAGTTAATAGTCCAGAGGAAAAAATGGTGCGTTTGTACTGTTAAAAACAAATCACATGACATGCAGTCAGTTTCACCCAAATAACATTACCGACTCATAACCTTGAGAGAAACAAATCAGACTATTGTGATTCATCAACTTACAGAGGCAAATAAAAGGAAAACTTTGAATTTAACAAATCAATCAGATCGAtgtatattattgaaaattttcccTATTACATAAGTAGAAAAGTTGATTAATcataaacttgtaaattttattgttCATCTATCTTTTGGATAATCACTCTTttctctgggcccaaaattggaaataaattacttatttacttacttacttatatagcctatatatatatattacgtctGGATAATCATGTAACATTCCTTTTCTCAGAGAAGTAATATATTACGTATgtcatgaaagatgaagataacgaataatcataactcctgtaaggaatacaaaataaagagttgggcaaacacgaacccctggatataccagaggtgggatcagggaGGAGggataagcatcccctgtcgaccgatcacacccgccgtgagccctatgtcttgatcaggtaaaccacggagtaatccgtactcagtatgcctagaacggcctaacaatcggtataacacttgacccaatgataggttgtattggcaaactagatcattatatcgaccttagaatttacgaaatgctgactttaaacgagacattgaaacccctgtgaaatcaacttgtttgtcagtagcctgcctggatgatttaaaaactgatcatacgcagaacaagctcttgcgtatcgaatcagttgagagatataaacacgatatgcaggtgataatggaatattggtgCATAAATATAGGTAGTTGACGATGGAGACCTGAACTGAAtaaatcccgtttgtcataaagttgagttgttagtttgccgttaatattcgTTTTTTAATACAGTATCTttagtacgaagcagatgtggaggacccTGTGGcgtcttttatctcgagttcacagggatatatcgaattgacatatgaatgaaaatgattattgttaataggtaaaacgtcgtcgataaatCTAAGTGTCTACCGgtataacaaaatacaaaagggtttattttattataccggtagaaggccaatctttaaGGCTTACAAAAAGGACGAAACGATtgcataaatcgaaattggaatgggatagacaaggaatccacacatttcggaaaaTTATTGCCGCCTAAAAATCAGAAAGTGTgtgtggggtgtgtgtgtgtgttagtggTGTCCATGCTTCATGTGCCTGTGATATAAACAAGCAGTCTCCCACATAGCCGATGTTGATACAGGTGCTGCATTAAGGACTGATGGTATCAATTGATATTCAAAATTATTCCTTTTTGTCGATATAATGATTCTAATATTCTTCAAATCGATAAATCGATTTCCTGAAATTGCATGGTAGATATTAAATAGATTTTAAATTCTCATTGTCCAAGTGACAATGGTTTCGTCTCAAATGTATCTATtgattatgaatttatatatttcagtgatgttttttcataatttgaataattaaaaagatatttctttctttaagaaagggaaggggggggggtcgctTTACAGACTCCGgttaataaaagaaaactttattGCTGTCCGACTATTTTGAGAAACTTGTGGCTTAAGATTAGTTAACATGgtattcaatgaaaattattttgtatgattaAGTTTTGGTATGATAATATCAAATCATGTACAACTGGTTTCgtacatcttcgctagccaagggtgacgctccacggtgtttctcAAACACAAACAGCGTCACcgtggctagcgaagatgggttACTTGGGGAGTATTTCAAAATCTCGTCTAGTGTCGTTCAAGGAGACATATTATCAccactattttttttctatgtATGACACTGAACGCCAGTTTCTCTCAAATCATTTGTCCATCGATCGAACTTCAGATACGGAATGGAATTTAACTGTAAAAGTTTATATACTATAACGAATGTTGTACATACAGCGGTTGTATTGAACAAGTTGTTAAGCAATTCAACTATCTTGGTTGCTGTAAACCAGGTCTGGaggttttaaaacttttttgagtACGTTTTCATGCTCAAACTCGaactccgtgctctaaatcgtacccATACTCAAAGGTGATGGTTAAAACTTTCATAAAACATCCTCATATTCAAATGGatcatgctcaagatttttcgagtatgctttggagcttgctcagagttgtactcaaaacaaacatggctgagtttgagtatgagtacggtaaaagttttaaaacCTCCAGgccccaatatttttttcagagagctacaaatcTGCAGTTATACTATCTTGGAATATTGTTCAAttataattgtaaatttgtaGAAACACAGAAACATTATTCATCTCAGAGAAAATGCGTTATCTAATATGGTGTACTTAGTGAAACAAATGATTTAGATTTAATGCAGAAAGATGATAGTATACACATATTAAAAGTGGAATGAGGTATAGGGATTTCACACAGGACAAGGTATAGAAAATGTTTGCTAATCTTATTGACAAGGTTAGAC is a window from the Ostrea edulis chromosome 5, xbOstEdul1.1, whole genome shotgun sequence genome containing:
- the LOC125650236 gene encoding secretory carrier-associated membrane protein 1-like isoform X3 — its product is MSEIDSNPFADPEAANPFADPSVQQARGGQPTGAGAVDDYNPFAEGNQTRPTAGSLSGEPLLKQGQSESYSSQTVPPPQPAQTQPAIMQPSNDPPPYTESSAQKVDTADLQKRQEELERKAAELQRKEQEMRNMQFNDRANNWPPLPKFCPVGPCFYQDFNVDIPMEFQRTVKFVYYLWLFYTFVLFLNIWASMAYFIADSNGGATFGMSIVWFVLFTPCSFICWYRPLYKAFRSDSSFSFFVFFFNFFFQSICCIVMLVGITDFTVGWINSLSTIGKSTGAGAFMLFISLFFSVCAVLMIVMLLKVHKIYRSTGASFDKAKQEFSTGVMKNEAVQNVAANAAQGAVKGMASQYGSNNKY
- the LOC125650236 gene encoding secretory carrier-associated membrane protein 1-like isoform X1, whose product is MSEIDSNPFADPEAANPFADPSVQQARGGQPTGAGAVDDYNPFAEGNQTRPTAGSLSGEPLLKQGQSESYSSQTVPPPQPAQTQPAIMQPSNDPPPYTESSAQKVDTADLQKRQEELERKAAELQRKEQEMRNMQFNDRANNWPPLPKFCPVGPCFYQDFNVDIPMEFQRTVKFVYYLWLFYTFVLFLNIWASMAYFIADSNGGATFGMSIVWFVLFTPCSFICWYRPLYKAFRSDSSFNFFVFFFIFFFQFICTIIQSLGITGHTVGIINGLFVSGHKNDGEGPSHLGAGLAMIFVGLLFGFLAILDFVMLVKVHKIYRSTGASFDKAKQEFSTGVMKNEAVQNVAANAAQGAVKGMASQYGSNNKY
- the LOC125650236 gene encoding secretory carrier-associated membrane protein 1-like isoform X8, with product MSEIDSNPFADPEAANPFADPSVQQARGGQPTGAGAVDDYNPFAEGNQTRPTAGQTVPPPQPAQTQPAIMQPSNDPPPYTESSAQKVDTADLQKRQEELERKAAELQRKEQEMRNMQFNDRANNWPPLPKFCPVGPCFYQDFNVDIPMEFQRTVKFVYYLWLFYTFVLFLNIWASMAYFIADSNGGATFGMSIVWFVLFTPCSFICWYRPLYKAFRSDSSFSFFVFFFNFFFQSICCIVMLVGITDFTVGWINSLSTIGKSTGAGAFMLFISLFFSVCAVLMIVMLLKVHKIYRSTGASFDKAKQEFSTGVMKNEAVQNVAANAAQGAVKGMASQYGSNNKY
- the LOC125650236 gene encoding secretory carrier-associated membrane protein 1-like isoform X10, producing MSEIDSNPFADPEAANPFADPSVQQARGGQPTGAGAVDDYNPFAEGNQTRPTAGQTVPPPQPAQTQPAIMQPSNDPPPYTESSAQKVDTADLQKRQEELERKAAELQRKEQEMRNMQFNDRANNWPPLPKFCPVGPCFYQDFNVDIPMEFQRTVKFVYYLWLFYTFVLFLNIWASMAYFIADSNGGATFGMSIVWFVLFTPCSFICWYRPLYKAFRGWINSLSTIGKSTGAGAFMLFISLFFSVCAVLMIVMLLKVHKIYRSTGASFDKAKQEFSTGVMKNEAVQNVAANAAQGAVKGMASQYGSNNKY
- the LOC125650236 gene encoding secretory carrier-associated membrane protein 1-like isoform X2 gives rise to the protein MSEIDSNPFADPEAANPFADPSVQQARGGQPTGAGAVDDYNPFAEGNQTRPTAGSLSGEPLLKQGQSESYSSQTVPPPQPAQTQPAIMQPSNDPPPYTESSAQKVDTADLQKRQEELERKAAELQRKEQEMRNMQFNDRANNWPPLPKFCPVGPCFYQDFNVDIPMEFQRTVKFVYYLWLFYTFVLFLNIWASMAYFIADSNGGATFGMSIVWFVLFTPCSFICWYRPLYKAFRSDSSFSFFVFFFNFFFQSICCIVMLVGITDFTVGIINGLFVSGHKNDGEGPSHLGAGLAMIFVGLLFGFLAILDFVMLVKVHKIYRSTGASFDKAKQEFSTGVMKNEAVQNVAANAAQGAVKGMASQYGSNNKY
- the LOC125650236 gene encoding secretory carrier-associated membrane protein 1-like isoform X4; protein product: MSEIDSNPFADPEAANPFADPSVQQARGGQPTGAGAVDDYNPFAEGNQTRPTAGSLSGEPLLKQGQSESYSSQTVPPPQPAQTQPAIMQPSNDPPPYTESSAQKVDTADLQKRQEELERKAAELQRKEQEMRNMQFNDRANNWPPLPKFCPVGPCFYQDFNVDIPMEFQRTVKFVYYLWLFYTFVLFLNIWASMAYFIADSNGGATFGMSIVWFVLFTPCSFICWYRPLYKAFRSDSSFNFFVFFFIFFFQFICTIIQSLGITGHTVGWINSLSTIGKSTGAGAFMLFISLFFSVCAVLMIVMLLKVHKIYRSTGASFDKAKQEFSTGVMKNEAVQNVAANAAQGAVKGMASQYGSNNKY
- the LOC125650236 gene encoding secretory carrier-associated membrane protein 1-like isoform X9, whose amino-acid sequence is MSEIDSNPFADPEAANPFADPSVQQARGGQPTGAGAVDDYNPFAEGNQTRPTAGSLSGEPLLKQGQSESYSSQTVPPPQPAQTQPAIMQPSNDPPPYTESSAQKVDTADLQKRQEELERKAAELQRKEQEMRNMQFNDRANNWPPLPKFCPVGPCFYQDFNVDIPMEFQRTVKFVYYLWLFYTFVLFLNIWASMAYFIADSNGGATFGMSIVWFVLFTPCSFICWYRPLYKAFRGWINSLSTIGKSTGAGAFMLFISLFFSVCAVLMIVMLLKVHKIYRSTGASFDKAKQEFSTGVMKNEAVQNVAANAAQGAVKGMASQYGSNNKY
- the LOC125650236 gene encoding secretory carrier-associated membrane protein 1-like isoform X5; translation: MSEIDSNPFADPEAANPFADPSVQQARGGQPTGAGAVDDYNPFAEGNQTRPTAGQTVPPPQPAQTQPAIMQPSNDPPPYTESSAQKVDTADLQKRQEELERKAAELQRKEQEMRNMQFNDRANNWPPLPKFCPVGPCFYQDFNVDIPMEFQRTVKFVYYLWLFYTFVLFLNIWASMAYFIADSNGGATFGMSIVWFVLFTPCSFICWYRPLYKAFRSDSSFNFFVFFFIFFFQFICTIIQSLGITGHTVGIINGLFVSGHKNDGEGPSHLGAGLAMIFVGLLFGFLAILDFVMLVKVHKIYRSTGASFDKAKQEFSTGVMKNEAVQNVAANAAQGAVKGMASQYGSNNKY
- the LOC125650236 gene encoding secretory carrier-associated membrane protein 1-like isoform X6, whose product is MSEIDSNPFADPEAANPFADPSVQQARGGQPTGAGAVDDYNPFAEGNQTRPTAGQTVPPPQPAQTQPAIMQPSNDPPPYTESSAQKVDTADLQKRQEELERKAAELQRKEQEMRNMQFNDRANNWPPLPKFCPVGPCFYQDFNVDIPMEFQRTVKFVYYLWLFYTFVLFLNIWASMAYFIADSNGGATFGMSIVWFVLFTPCSFICWYRPLYKAFRSDSSFSFFVFFFNFFFQSICCIVMLVGITDFTVGIINGLFVSGHKNDGEGPSHLGAGLAMIFVGLLFGFLAILDFVMLVKVHKIYRSTGASFDKAKQEFSTGVMKNEAVQNVAANAAQGAVKGMASQYGSNNKY
- the LOC125650236 gene encoding secretory carrier-associated membrane protein 1-like isoform X7, with product MSEIDSNPFADPEAANPFADPSVQQARGGQPTGAGAVDDYNPFAEGNQTRPTAGQTVPPPQPAQTQPAIMQPSNDPPPYTESSAQKVDTADLQKRQEELERKAAELQRKEQEMRNMQFNDRANNWPPLPKFCPVGPCFYQDFNVDIPMEFQRTVKFVYYLWLFYTFVLFLNIWASMAYFIADSNGGATFGMSIVWFVLFTPCSFICWYRPLYKAFRSDSSFNFFVFFFIFFFQFICTIIQSLGITGHTVGWINSLSTIGKSTGAGAFMLFISLFFSVCAVLMIVMLLKVHKIYRSTGASFDKAKQEFSTGVMKNEAVQNVAANAAQGAVKGMASQYGSNNKY